A single genomic interval of Kwoniella newhampshirensis strain CBS 13917 chromosome 12, whole genome shotgun sequence harbors:
- a CDS encoding pyruvate dehydrogenase (acetyl-transferring) E1 component, alpha subunit: MSFSVLRARGLRAATRSIGVKPLRSTLPTIRSLQTDADKSSPMHDLPESGSEHFKVQLHPESFHSYRCDAPATETTVTKDELIDMYQWMVQMRRMEQAADALYKQKLIRGFCHLAIGQEAVSVGMEKAIDQDDKVITSYRCHTFAVLRGGSIKGVIAELMGRKDGMSEGKGGSMHIFTPSFFGGNGIVGAQVPVGAGIALAQKYQKKKTATFALYGDGASNQGQVFEAYNMAKLWNLPCVFVCENNKYGMGTSAERSSQNTQFFTRGDQIPGLQVNGMDILAVREATRWAKEWVTSGKGPLVVEFVTYRYGGHSMSDPGTTYRTRDEVQQMRSEKDAIAGLKKYILDWGVTDEASLKAIDKKAKEDVDIAVEEAKKSPVPDLVEFWKDIYYKGTEPPYMRGREKEEVHFYEK; the protein is encoded by the exons ATGTCATTCTCCGTCCTTCGTGCTCGGGGTCTTCGAGCTGCCACCCGTTCAATCGGTGTC AAGCCCCTCCGATCTACCCTCCCTACCATTCGATCTCTCCAGACTGATGCCGATAAGAGCTCGCCCATGCACGACCTCCCAGAGTCTGGCTCGGAGCAC TTCAAGGTTCAGCTTCACCCCGAATCTTTCCACTCTTACCGATGCGACGCTCCTGCTACTGAGACCACAGTGACCAAGGATGAGTTGATCGACATGTACCAGTGGATG GTTCAAATGCGACGAATGGAGCAAGCCGCCGATGCTCTCTACAAGCAGAAGCTCATCCGTGGTTTCTGTCACTTGGCCATTGGTCAGGAGGCCGTTTCAGTCGGTATGGAGAAGGCTATCGATCAGGACGACAAGGTCATCACTTCTTATCGATGCCACACCTTCGCGGTCCTGCGAGGCGGTTCCATCAAGGGTGTGATCGCTGAGTTGATGG GTCGAAAGGACGGCATGTCAGAGGGCAAGGGTGGTTCTATGCACATCTTCAccccctctttcttcgGTGGTAACGGTATTGTTGGAGCTCAA GTTCCTGTCGGAGCTGGTATCGCTCTTGCCCAGAAGTaccagaagaagaagaccgcTACTTTCGCTCTTTACGGTGACGGTGCTTCTAACCAAGGTCAAGTCTTCGAGGCTTACAACATG GCCAAGCTCTGGAATCTCCCTTGTGTCTTCGTCTGTGAGAACAACAAGTACGGTATGGGGACCTCCGCAGAACGATCTTCACAAAACACCCAATTCTTCACTCGAGGTGACCAGATCCCAGGTCTCCAA GTTAACGGTATGGACATCCTTGCTGTCCGAGAGGCGACTAGGTGGGCGAAGGAATGGGTCACTTCCGGCAAGGGTCCTTTGGTTGTTGAGTTCGTTACCTACCGATACGGTGGTCACTC TATGTCCGACCCCGGTACAACTTACCGAACCCGTGACGAGGTCCAGCAAATGCGATCTGAGAAGGATGCTATTGCTGGGTTGAAGAAGTACATTTTGGACTGGGGAGTGACAGACGAGGCCAgcttgaag GCTATCGACAAGAAGGCcaaggaggatgttgaCATCGCCGTTGAGGAGGCTAAGAAGAGTCCCGTTCCTGATCTCGTTGAGTTCTGGAAGGACATCTAC TACAAGGGAACCGAACCCCCTTACATGCGTGGtagggagaaggaggaggtccaCTTCTACGAAAAATAG